The genome window GATGTAGCCCAGGGCTTCACCGGTCAGCTGGAAGCTCTTGATCCCGGGCACGCGCACCTTGATCCCGTTCGGTACCGTGCTGCCGGCCTTCGGGTTGTCGACATTCAGCGAGATGCCGCCGAAATAGACCGGGTAGGCCGCCAGGACCGTGATGTTCTGTTCCTGGAACAGGTCCACCATCGTCTCGCGAACGGCGCCGCCCGGCCCGTAGATGGCCTGGGCCTCATCCCAGTTGCCCGCCAGATAAGGGAAGGACGCGATCTGCATGCGACGGTCGGCGGCAGCACCGGCCGGCTGCGTCGCCATGTCGATGGCGCCCACGCTGATCCGCTCCTGCACGGTCGTATAGTCGCCCAACGCGGAGGCCGCGAAGATCTGGATCTTCACATCGCCATCGGTTGCCTTTTCCACAGCATCTGCAAAAGCGCGCAGCTCGACGTCGATGGTCGCGCCCTGCGGTCGGACATGGCTCATCTTCAAGGTCTCGGCCAGCGCGGGCGATGCGGTGACCAGGGCGGCAAGCGCCGTAGCAAACAGTTTCGCTTTCATCGATTTCTCCCAGATTTTCGGAGGTTGGTTAAAACTTGGCCGCGGCTCAGTACCCAAAGAGCCTTGGCAGGAACAATGAGAGGTCCGGCCAGAAGGACGTCAGGAACACCACCGGGACATAGCCGGTGACGATCAGGAACATGGCCGGCGGGATCATCTTCGTAACCTTCACATTCCCGACCCTGGCACCGAGATAGAGAATGGAGGCGTAGGGCGGCGTCACCCCTCCCATGGCGGTGTTGACCCCCATGATCGCCGCGAACTGGACAGGGCTGATTCCGAGCGCCGTCATCAACGGCAGCAACAGCGGTGCAATCAGGATGATCGCGGTCGCGTCGTTGACCACCATGCCGACCAGGAACAGCAGGATGTTGATGAAGATCAGAAGCAGGACCTTATTCTCGGTGACCGAGAAGATGGCGGAGACCATTTGCTGCGGAATGCTCTCATAAACGAACATCTGGCTGAGGATCATCGAGAACAGGATCATGACCATGATCGTCCCGACAGCCGTCGCCGCCTCGCGTCCCGCCGACAGGAAATTCGGCAGCTTCAGCCCGCGATAGATCAGAAAGCCGACCGGGATTGAATAGATCACCGCGACGGCCGCCGCTTCGGTCGGGGTCATGACCCCGCCATAGATGCCGCCGAGGATGATGACCGGCAGCAGCAGGGCGGGCAGGGCGCGGGCGCCCCGACGGGTCGCCTCCCCGGCCAGTTTTCCGAAGCTCGGCGTTTCATCGAGGATCAGCGGGAACTTCCGGCTCATCCACAGGTTCATGACCGAGAAGGACGCCATGATCAGAAGGCCTGGTCCCAACGTCGCCAGGAAACAGGCGGCGATCGACGTATCGGTGACCCAGCCATAAAGGATCATCGTGACGGATGGCGGGATCAGCAGGCCTAGAATGGAGGAGTTGGCAACCAGCGCCGTGGCATAGGCCCGGGGATAGCCACGCTTCTCCATTTCCGGGATCAGCAGCGGGCCGATCGCCGCGATACCGGTCAGACCGGAGCCGGAAATCGCACCGATGATGGCACAACTGACCGCCGCGACGACGCCCAATCCACCCCGTACATGCCCAACAAAGACGTTCACGAACCGCAATAGGGACGCCGCTATACCGCTTTGTGACATGATCGTCCCGGCCAGCACGAAGAGCGGAATCGCCAGCAGGATCGGGTTCGACAATTGCTGAACGCCCCAGAGCATCATCCCCTTCATCGTGACGTCGCCGACGAAGTACATGACCATCAGGGCGCCACCGAAACAGTACGGCAGCGGCACGCCAAGCGTCAGCGTCACGACCAGAACGCCGATGGCGAGAAGAGCAACTTCAATCATTGGGGGGCTCCCGTCCGCAGGTCGCGGATATGCCGGATCAGATGCAGCGCGGTGTAGACCATCATCAGGGCGAGACCGATCACCAGCGCCATGTCGAAATAGAATGTCGGGATGTAGAGCGTCGGGCTTTCCCGCCAGACCCGCCAAGCGTACTGCGTGAACTGCCACGCCCAGGTCAGCAGCCAAAGTCCCACGACGAGGCTGATCACTTCGCCGATGATCGCCAGGATCGTGTGTCCCCGATCGGTTTTCAGGAAGATTTCCAGCACGTTCGCGCGAATATGGGAATTCTCGCGCGAGGCATTGACCGCGCCCAGGATGTAGAGCCAGACGGTCGGATACATCATTGTTTCCTCAAGCCCCATGACCGGGACTTCCAGGACATAACGCGTGATGACCTGCACGAATTGGCCCAGCGCCACGATGCAGATCAACGATGTCAGCAGGATGGATACGAAACGGTTCATGAAGCCCCCCACGGAATTGCTTGAACTAACGACAACGGCATGCACAAGTTCAAATTCGAAATTTCGCTGATCCTATAAATCTGTCTTATGGCATACACTCCAAACCTCACCATCCGGCAATTGCAAACCTTCCGCGAAGTGATGCGCACCGGTTCGATCTCCGAAGCGGGACGGGCGCTCAGCCGCACCCAGCCGGCGGTATCGAGCGTGATCGCGGCACTGGAACGAGAGCTTGGTTTTCCGCTCTTTATCCGGGATCGCGGCCGTCTGACCCCCTGCCCCGAGGCGCATTACTTTCTGGAGGAAGCGGAGGAAATCCTGACTCGGCTGGAGCGTGCACAACACGCCATGGCTGAGCTGTCGGGACACCAGCGAGGGTCGGTCCGGATCGCCTGTTACCCGGCGGCATCGGGCTTTTTCCTGCCAAGACTGCTGGTCGAGTTCCTGCGCGACAGACCCAAGGTGAAGGCGGATCTGATGATGCGATCCTCTCTTGTGGTTGAGGACCTAATTGCATCCCAGGAATACGATATCGGCCTTGCAGAGACGCCGGAACCGCGCCCATCGATGCAGATCGAATCATTCGAGTTGAGTTCGGTCGTCGCACTGTCCCGGGATGATCCGCTGGCATCCCTGCCCGTCATCACGCCGAAGGAGCTGGACGGCAAGCCGCTGGCGATGCTGTTCGACGAACACAGCATGACCCGGGATCTGCGGGCGGCCTTTCGTCAGGCGGGCGCCCGGGTGAACCGGCGCTTCTGTCTGCGCACGCTTCTGCCGACGCTCGATCTCGTGGCCGGCGGCCTTTGCGCCTCCATCGTCGACCGGATCACCGTATCGACCTATGCCGGCACCGATATCGTGTTTCGGGATTTCAAGCCGGCGGTCGCCTCCAGGATTTCCATCCTGCGCCCGGCACACCGACCCGCCTCACAACTCGCCACCGCCTTTCACGATCTGCTGTCCCAGGCAATGCGAAGCCTCGAATCGACAAGGAATGTCGCTGACATGCAGTCCCGCACGGGCCATCCCCCGCACGGGCACCCATCGACCTAGTGGCCGAGATAGGCTGCGCGAACCTGTTCCGACCCCAGCAGATCCGACCCGGTCCCTTCCAGCACGATGCGGCCGTTCTCAAGGACATAGGCATGA of Alphaproteobacteria bacterium contains these proteins:
- the dctP gene encoding TRAP transporter substrate-binding protein DctP, with product MKAKLFATALAALVTASPALAETLKMSHVRPQGATIDVELRAFADAVEKATDGDVKIQIFAASALGDYTTVQERISVGAIDMATQPAGAAADRRMQIASFPYLAGNWDEAQAIYGPGGAVRETMVDLFQEQNITVLAAYPVYFGGISLNVDNPKAGSTVPNGIKVRVPGIKSFQLTGEALGYIPSPIPFAEAFTAVQTGVVDGVIGSGAEGYYASFRDVTKTYIPANTHFEVWFMMLSNESMAELSEESLAALKKEAEAFEATRWEVAEADQARNEKRLADELGTNIVTLTDEQIAAMASKIRAEVWPVVLEDVGAEWGQAILDRAQSATN
- a CDS encoding TRAP transporter large permease, which codes for MIEVALLAIGVLVVTLTLGVPLPYCFGGALMVMYFVGDVTMKGMMLWGVQQLSNPILLAIPLFVLAGTIMSQSGIAASLLRFVNVFVGHVRGGLGVVAAVSCAIIGAISGSGLTGIAAIGPLLIPEMEKRGYPRAYATALVANSSILGLLIPPSVTMILYGWVTDTSIAACFLATLGPGLLIMASFSVMNLWMSRKFPLILDETPSFGKLAGEATRRGARALPALLLPVIILGGIYGGVMTPTEAAAVAVIYSIPVGFLIYRGLKLPNFLSAGREAATAVGTIMVMILFSMILSQMFVYESIPQQMVSAIFSVTENKVLLLIFINILLFLVGMVVNDATAIILIAPLLLPLMTALGISPVQFAAIMGVNTAMGGVTPPYASILYLGARVGNVKVTKMIPPAMFLIVTGYVPVVFLTSFWPDLSLFLPRLFGY
- a CDS encoding TRAP transporter small permease subunit — translated: MNRFVSILLTSLICIVALGQFVQVITRYVLEVPVMGLEETMMYPTVWLYILGAVNASRENSHIRANVLEIFLKTDRGHTILAIIGEVISLVVGLWLLTWAWQFTQYAWRVWRESPTLYIPTFYFDMALVIGLALMMVYTALHLIRHIRDLRTGAPQ
- a CDS encoding LysR substrate-binding domain-containing protein gives rise to the protein MAYTPNLTIRQLQTFREVMRTGSISEAGRALSRTQPAVSSVIAALERELGFPLFIRDRGRLTPCPEAHYFLEEAEEILTRLERAQHAMAELSGHQRGSVRIACYPAASGFFLPRLLVEFLRDRPKVKADLMMRSSLVVEDLIASQEYDIGLAETPEPRPSMQIESFELSSVVALSRDDPLASLPVITPKELDGKPLAMLFDEHSMTRDLRAAFRQAGARVNRRFCLRTLLPTLDLVAGGLCASIVDRITVSTYAGTDIVFRDFKPAVASRISILRPAHRPASQLATAFHDLLSQAMRSLESTRNVADMQSRTGHPPHGHPST